In Pirellulales bacterium, a genomic segment contains:
- the pckA gene encoding phosphoenolpyruvate carboxykinase (ATP) — MTDSPDPGLYGLTTPALVLNASPARLYEEAILHDRGILAASGALMTHSGSKTGRSPKDKRLVEHPDSAQNVWWGDINIPLDEHTFLTNLQRAVDYLETRPKIYVVDGFAGWDPQHRLKVRVICARPYHALFMRNMLIRPTPEELAAFGKPDYTIINAGEFPANLLTKRMTSRTSVDLSFERGEVVILGTEYAGEMKKCVFTIMNYLMPLRGVFPMHCSANEGADGDVTLFFGLSGTGKTTLSADPRRRLIGDDEHCWTDRGVFNIEGGCYAKCIGLSAAAEPQIYDAIRYGSLLENVVYDEQTREPDYKDDSLTENTRACYPIEFIPNAKIPCVGGQPSNVIFLACDAYGVLPPVSKLSTAQARYHFLSGYTAKVAGTEVGVNDPTVTFSACFGAAFMVWHPTKYARLLAERLQAHDAQAWLVNTGWSGGAFGTGSRIKLAHTRAIIDAIHSGELAKAETTIEPQFGLEIPRHCPGVPDAILQPKNTWKSAEDYQRTANKLIAQFQANFAKYAEFADEEVRNAGPRASQTIAAS; from the coding sequence ATGACGGATAGCCCCGATCCCGGCCTGTATGGGCTGACGACTCCTGCGCTTGTACTCAACGCCTCGCCGGCGCGTTTATATGAAGAGGCGATCCTGCACGATCGCGGCATTTTGGCGGCCTCCGGCGCGCTGATGACCCACTCGGGCTCGAAGACCGGCCGCAGTCCCAAGGACAAGCGCCTGGTCGAGCATCCCGACAGCGCGCAGAACGTCTGGTGGGGCGACATCAACATCCCGCTCGACGAGCACACGTTCCTCACCAACCTGCAACGCGCCGTCGACTATCTGGAAACGCGCCCCAAGATTTACGTCGTCGACGGCTTTGCCGGCTGGGATCCGCAACATCGTTTGAAGGTGCGCGTGATCTGTGCCCGGCCATATCACGCGCTGTTCATGCGCAACATGCTCATCCGCCCTACGCCGGAAGAACTGGCCGCGTTCGGCAAGCCCGATTACACGATCATCAACGCGGGCGAGTTTCCGGCGAATTTGCTCACCAAGCGAATGACCTCGCGCACCAGCGTCGACCTCAGCTTCGAGCGCGGCGAGGTCGTGATCCTTGGCACCGAATACGCCGGCGAGATGAAGAAGTGCGTCTTCACGATCATGAATTACCTGATGCCGCTGCGCGGCGTGTTTCCCATGCACTGCTCGGCCAACGAAGGAGCCGACGGCGACGTCACGCTCTTCTTCGGCCTGTCGGGTACGGGCAAAACGACTCTTTCGGCCGATCCGCGCCGCCGGCTCATCGGCGATGACGAGCACTGCTGGACCGATCGAGGCGTGTTCAACATCGAAGGGGGTTGCTACGCCAAGTGCATCGGACTGTCGGCCGCGGCCGAGCCGCAAATTTACGATGCCATCCGCTACGGATCGCTGTTGGAAAACGTCGTTTACGACGAACAAACCCGCGAGCCCGACTATAAAGACGATTCACTCACCGAGAACACACGCGCCTGCTATCCGATCGAATTCATTCCGAATGCGAAGATTCCGTGCGTGGGCGGACAACCGTCAAACGTGATCTTTCTGGCGTGCGATGCGTATGGCGTCTTGCCGCCGGTGAGCAAGCTCTCGACGGCGCAGGCGCGATACCATTTCCTCAGCGGTTACACGGCCAAAGTCGCCGGCACCGAAGTCGGCGTGAACGATCCGACCGTCACGTTTTCGGCCTGCTTCGGCGCGGCGTTCATGGTCTGGCATCCCACGAAATACGCCCGGCTGCTGGCCGAACGCCTGCAGGCTCACGACGCCCAGGCCTGGCTTGTGAACACGGGCTGGTCGGGCGGAGCCTTCGGTACTGGCTCGCGCATCAAGCTGGCGCACACCCGCGCTATCATCGACGCCATCCACTCGGGCGAATTGGCCAAGGCCGAGACGACTATCGAGCCGCAGTTCGGTCTCGAGATTCCGCGCCACTGTCCGGGCGTGCCCGATGCGATTCTGCAACCGAAGAACACCTGGAAATCGGCCGAGGATTATCAGCGCACGGCAAACAAATTGATTGCGCAGTTCCAGGCGAACTTCGCCAAGTACGCCGAATTCGCCGACGAAGAAGTGCGTAACGCCGGTCCGCGCGCCAGCCAGACGATCGCGGCTTCGTAG
- a CDS encoding HD domain-containing protein translates to MNRDDAYALVCQYTASDSLRKHMLAVEAAMRAYARRFGEDEETWGIVGLLHDFDYERWPNAPDHPLEGAKILAGLGYPEHVIYAIKSHADYLTDCPRQSRLDKALYACDELAGFVVAVAMVRPERLAGMQASSVRKKLKAKGFAAAVNRDDIHRGAADLGVDLDEHMEFVIGALQGIAGELGLASPAGV, encoded by the coding sequence GTGAATCGCGACGACGCCTACGCGCTGGTCTGTCAGTACACGGCCAGCGACAGCCTGCGCAAGCACATGCTGGCCGTCGAAGCCGCGATGCGGGCCTATGCTCGACGCTTTGGCGAAGACGAGGAAACGTGGGGCATCGTCGGGCTGTTGCACGACTTCGATTACGAGCGCTGGCCCAATGCCCCTGATCATCCGCTGGAAGGGGCCAAGATCCTGGCCGGCCTGGGCTATCCGGAGCACGTGATCTATGCAATTAAGTCGCATGCCGACTATCTGACAGACTGTCCGCGCCAGTCACGACTTGATAAGGCGCTTTACGCTTGTGACGAGCTGGCTGGCTTTGTCGTGGCGGTGGCCATGGTCCGGCCCGAACGCCTGGCCGGCATGCAGGCCTCGAGCGTGCGCAAGAAGTTGAAAGCAAAGGGTTTTGCGGCGGCCGTCAATCGCGACGATATCCACCGCGGCGCCGCGGACCTGGGGGTAGATCTCGACGAGCATATGGAATTTGTGATTGGAGCGTTGCAAGGCATTGCCGGAGAGCTTGGCCTGGCCAGTCCCGCTGGCGTATAG
- a CDS encoding P-II family nitrogen regulator has product MKKIEAIIRHFKLEDVKNALTEKGVHGMTVSEVRGFGRQKGHTETYRGAEYAVDFIPKVKIEIVVSSADAHTVVDAIVSKARTGQVGDGKIFVSDLSEVVRIRTGETDHAAL; this is encoded by the coding sequence ATGAAAAAGATCGAAGCCATTATTCGCCATTTCAAGTTGGAAGACGTGAAGAACGCGCTGACGGAAAAAGGCGTCCATGGCATGACGGTCTCGGAAGTCCGCGGGTTCGGTCGGCAAAAGGGCCATACGGAAACCTACCGCGGGGCGGAATACGCCGTCGACTTCATCCCCAAGGTGAAGATCGAGATCGTCGTTTCCAGTGCGGACGCTCATACCGTTGTCGACGCCATTGTCAGCAAAGCCCGCACTGGCCAGGTTGGCGACGGCAAGATTTTCGTGAGCGACCTGAGCGAAGTGGTGCGTATCCGCACCGGCGAAACCGATCACGCGGCCCTATAG